The window CCTTTTTGGTTGAACCTGGACCCTTTTTTAATTGCCCATTTTCTGGCTACAGCTTGAAGGGTCATGCTTTTCCCAAATAGGAGATTTTTGGCGTATGGTCCCCAATAGTTTGACCCACCATATAATAAGTTCGGATCACCCGAATGACGGGCCCACTTGCACAACTGGTAACCTCAATGTGCTGTAGATATTCTCTGATCAAGGACTGTATAATTCTTCTTCCTGAAATCATAGCACTATAAAGGTGGGCCATCCCGATCACCTGAAATTGGAGAGCACATCTCATTTAGTGTAATATCAATGCCACTAATTTGGAAGCTTAAACCTTGTGCATTCTGGACTTTCCTGCATGTGGGTTTTATTCATAGCTGCACGAAGCAGGAAGTGAAGCGGAATAGATTTGGGTGTGGGAGTGGGGAAGCATCTGTTTTAAGGTGTAAGCAAGTATAAAACAACCAGGGAGAGGGAGCGGGCGCATGAGTCGGAAGCACAACTTGAAAAGGGTGCAACACCTTGTAAGAAGAACCGTGCAGCTATGGTTTTATTTGATTAAACATGAGCAACATGTATGCAACTGCTACATGTCGATTTTAGGGCTGGCAAGAGAACCAAACTGGAAAAACTCTGTTTTTGCTGcttcctcaaaaaaaaaaaaaaagcacttcATATAAAGCGCACTGTCTTGCCGCCATTGCATTTCTCATGCCGTCGGTTTATACCGCCTTTTTGAGCAATAACAGTTTGTCAGCCCAACAGGTTGAATGGTGTGGCGGCTCTGATACGATGGAGGAAATTCTTGCTAGAATACAACAGAGAGAAGAAGCTGCAGTTAAGCGTGAACGGGCAATGGCTTATGCCTTTTCTCATCAGGTATGTTGTTCGTTTAGCATTCACTCCATTGCTTAagtggtgtgtttggatgctcagttgtAATGAATTGCAATAACTGAAGTCAGTGAAGTGGGCTGCCCCTCTCCATTCACAATGAAAGACCAGTCTCCAGATTACCATTATGATTGCTTCAAGTTGGACTTGGAAAACGGAGAATCGCAGTCAGGTGTTTGTTCTCGTCATTGCAAATAAAAAGAAATGGTGCCCCACTGACTTCGACAGTTTCCTTCtttattgaatttgattttattgcaattcaattgaatCAAGCAGCCAAATGCAGCCTAAATGGCTGGGTGTTAGGGAAGAGCATGATTCAAATCCTGTGATTTGCAGTGGCGTGCCAATTCCAACCCGAACCTGGGCCATGTCACCTATGACTTTAGCAAAGGCTGGGGGTGGAGCTGGATGGAACGTTGGATCTCCGCACGCCCGTGGGAAAGCAGGATTCCCGTCCAGTCCAGCCCCACTAAAAACCAAAGCAAGCAAGCAAGCAAGGTGAGTAAAAATCTAAGCCCATCAGCGACGCGAACCTCCGTCCCAGTAAAAACTCCTTCCTCTAATGGGAAAGGACATGCCCGCGTTGCTGACCTACCAAAGATGAAAAAATTGCCCACCGAGAAAGAGAAACCTGTAATGCAGGAGGTGAAGACTAAGGTAGTGGTAAGCTCTTCTCCTTCTACCAAAGCCGGTGAAACAAATGGCAAGCAAGAGCAGGCAGTTTCATCATGAACAAGTGAAAAAGGTATTTGACGCAATGCCGGTACCGGGGTGGGCCATGGGACCGATCACTGATCTACTGCCGGGTTCAATGCAAGACAAGGCGAAACATGTGGGTGGAAGAGGGGTATTTCCTTAGCAGCCTTGTTTGGTTGTCTTCTCGTTGTTTCATATATAGAAATGttggtgtggagagagagagagagagagagagagagagagagggtttgatGGAAGCGTGCAAAATAAAAAGAACAGGCCACACTTGTGGAAGTAGCCTGATCAAATATATCTATTTATTATGTAAATTTAGCAATTTGAATTCTGTATTTGCTTTCATCACAAGGTATGCTTTTGTGTAATTGATTCTTTGTGGAAGATGACACGCACAGCTCGTGTGGTATGCAGGTTTCAGCTCCGGTTTGTTTCATACCACTGTGGATGGGCTGTCTGAAAGTATCGTCAATGGGACAATCATAACATTTCAATTTGTGCCCTATGGATAAGAGAGATGGTTAATGTGAGATTGAACTGTAAAGAAACAGGGTCCCCATGATTGGTTGCTGGGAACTTCCATTGCCGGAtatttttgggcatggtccattgGTGGGACATAGCattaccaatggtctggattgcccgGCCATGGTGTCCACTTGAACCTGACTGCACAAATCGTGTTGCGTGTCGTGTAATTACTTGTGTTATGATCCTCGATCCTGGAATATGCAAACTACACTTGGGATTTTCACTTAGTTGCACATACAGGTCACTACCGACCTATTGCCAGCCATGGGTGAGGGTCAGGCCCAGTCGCTATAGGACTGGGCTAGGCCTGGACCAGGGCCAATGCCTTTTTGGCCTGACTAGTGCTGGGGTCAACACCACGTCCCTCGCCTAACGTATTGCCAGCCATGGGTGAGGGCTGGGCAGTGTGTAGAGAGGCTCCTGCGTCCCATTTCTGACTAGTAATTGGTTGGGCGAAGGCTGGGTGATGTTGGCCCCATCCCTAGTTGAGCTAAAATGGCCTTGGCTATGGTCTAGGCCTAACCCAGCCCTGTAGCTGCAGGGGATGGCTGAGCTAACCCATGTAAGGAAAAGAGATTAATCTAGACGTAGATGCAATATAATGGGCAAATAAAAGTAATGAGAGCAAAATAAATTACGGATGGCGGTTAAGTTGGTGAAATGATTGGTAGACCGAATGGTCTTCCAAACCTAAATGGTTGTGGTGTTGATCAACAGAATGTGTCTGTTGAATCCCTAAAGACTAGGGGATTTGGGGAATTCGATAATAAAGTCATGAATATTTAACTAAAACTAATCCGACTTGCTGCAATGATGTATTGGACAAAAGCAGAAACTAAATTACATTAAGCTAATCGATTGCCGAACAGAAGCGAAAAGGTGTGAACTATGACAGCATTGAGCTGAAAAGAGTTGTGTTTTGAGATAAATGTCAATGATAGGtagcgttgagctgaaaaaaatgtTGTGTTGATTATATTTGTAAACTGTGAAGTCAAAAGATTTtcttctgtatttgagacaacctaaTGGGactgaatatatagagattacaactatctatacaaggaaaacaacaaactcagaatcctctacctatggaaataaactatacaaggtatactagttatacaaggtatgtgagctatCTAACATCCTCCCTCAAGCTAATGCTGGTTATCGACAAGTAATAGCTTGCCAATTTGAAAAGAGTGACGTGTAGAAGTGAGAGACTTGGTGAGAGTgtcggcaatctgatcatgggatgcaacatgtggaagagaaatgagcccataCTGAAATTTTCcgcgaataaagtgacagtcaacttcaatatgctttgtccgttcatgaaaaaccgggttagaggcaatctgaatagcactgagattatcgacatggagtaaagtaggattctgtagaggaatgcccaagtttgaaagaagtccacgtaaccagacgagCTCACTACATGCagcggacatcgcccgatactcagcttctgtgcttgatttggaaatagTGGTCTGCTTCTTACaattccaagagatgagagaagtgccgagaaagaCACAATAgctagtggtagatcttcgtgtaagagcgcaaccggcccaatcagcatccgaataagcacgaaggtccagagtcgtcatggaggagaagaacagggaTAAATCTAGAGTTCCACGAAGGTATCGTAGGATGCGCAACATCGCAGTCATacgaagagtccgaggagcagaaacaaactgactgacaaCTTGTAAAGCGGAAACAATATCAGAGcaagtcatagttaagtaaaccagactcccaactaaacggcggtataagtcgggctgtgcaagtagatcaccatcgtcacggccatagtgaatgttaagttctaaaggagtctgaactgtcttttGATCCATCAATGATGCCAATGCGAGAAAATCtttggtatatttacgctggctgaccaggatcccatgGTTGAAACGtaaaaattcaagtccaagaaagaatgttagatggccgaggtctttcatcttgaaggatgattgcaAAACTTTCTTTAAAGCCGAAATACCAGTAGCACCACTACCAGTCAggaggaggtcgtcaacataaaccagaacaatgacaattccgtgagtAGTGGcgtgcaaaaataaggatgggtcatgaccactttgagtaaagctagtacccgtaacaacatcgtgaagcgttggaaccatgcccgaggtgcctgtttgaggccgtacatggctttctttaggcgacataccttattgtcagggattaaagagccaggaggaggtttcaaatatacgatTTCTTGGAGATCTCCATCAAGAAaatcatttttcacatccatctaaacgagtgaccatgagcgaacagaagatatatccaaaagagtacgaacagttttcatcttggccataggagcgaaagtctcatcataatcaattccgtattcctgtttgtatccctgaccGACAAGttgagccttgtatcgatccaatgatccatcagacttgagcttgacagaataaatccatttgctaccaattagctgttggtcagcaggtcgagtgacaatgtcccacataTAATTATCATCCAATGCCGTAAGTTCTTCTGCCATAACATTCTTCTAACAAttatgagtggctgcctgagagtatgaagtaggaatagaaacagtatccagagtagcattcatgatAGACATAAAGCATATTAAGCGATCAGacgctcgatgttcacgagcggaatgacgtatcgaggtaggttcgaGATCTGTAataggtacagtaggttcgggttgagtaataagtggtggatctgtacgtggtcgacgtgagtaaacctacaatggacgagggagagtacttgaggcaaacggaatttctggaaaggcggttagaccaggagagtttggagtgtgcggaggaggaagagatgaatgaaagacaatgtgttcaagaaaaacaacatgtcatgaaatccgaacacgacgagaaaccggatcataacatcgaaaacccttctgagtttttcCAAAttccaagtacatacatttgacagaTTTTAGAGATAGTttattacgttcacgtgaagTTAGGTGAACATAACAAATACAATCAAAAACAccaaatgtggaatatgcaggaggtaagctggtgagaacaaagtaaggagatttactgttcagaactttggttagcatccggttaatcaagtagatggAATGTAATGTTGCTTCCGCCCAGAAATAACGAGGAACACTTATAGTTGTCATCAGGGTGTTtacagtttcaacaatatgacgatttttgcgttcagccaccccattctgttgtggagtatcagaacaggtggtctgatgaataatcccatgcccttgaagaaatgtatgaaaatcggttaagagatattccccccttgagtcagagcggagagtttgaattgGAACCC is drawn from Magnolia sinica isolate HGM2019 chromosome 5, MsV1, whole genome shotgun sequence and contains these coding sequences:
- the LOC131245326 gene encoding protein IQ-DOMAIN 10-like encodes the protein MGSGDWFKAIISLKKAKEDKSKQGSSATEKSNGFKWRHRSRKSSIKFFNGASSGNARILGMPIEDIAATRIQTAFRSFMARKALRCLKGSVRLQVVTQGHTVNKQALTTLNYLKSWSKIQAQIRARRICMVTEGRIRQKKHDNQLKLEAKLHELEVEWCGGSDTMEEILARIQQREEAAVKRERAMAYAFSHQWRANSNPNLGHVTYDFSKGWGWSWMERWISARPWESRIPVQSSPTKNQSKQASKVSKNLSPSATRTSVPVKTPSSNGKGHARVADLPKMKKLPTEKEKPVMQEVKTKVVVSSSPSTKAGETNGKQEQAVSS